From the Psychrobacillus sp. FSL K6-4046 genome, one window contains:
- the rpsK gene encoding 30S ribosomal protein S11 — protein sequence MARKQQTRKRRVKKNIESGIAHIRSTFNNTIVTITDMQGNAISWSSAGALGFRGSRKSTPFAAQMAAETAAKTSMEHGLKTLEVTVKGPGAGREAAIRALQAAGLEVTAIKDVTPVPHNGCRPPKRRRV from the coding sequence ATGGCACGTAAACAACAAACACGTAAGCGTCGTGTGAAAAAGAATATCGAATCCGGTATTGCTCACATTCGCTCAACATTTAACAACACTATTGTGACTATAACAGACATGCAAGGTAATGCAATTTCTTGGTCAAGTGCTGGAGCTCTTGGATTCAGAGGTTCTCGTAAATCTACTCCATTCGCTGCACAAATGGCTGCTGAAACTGCTGCTAAAACTTCAATGGAACATGGTTTAAAAACTTTAGAAGTAACTGTTAAAGGTCCTGGTGCTGGTCGTGAAGCGGCAATCCGCGCACTACAAGCTGCAGGTCTAGAAGTTACAGCAATTAAAGACGTAACACCAGTACCACATAATGGTTGCCGTCCACCAAAACGTCGTCGCGTTTAA
- the rpmJ gene encoding 50S ribosomal protein L36, which yields MKVRPSVKPICEKCKVIRRRGKVMVICENPKHKQRQG from the coding sequence ATGAAAGTGAGACCATCTGTGAAGCCGATCTGCGAAAAATGTAAAGTAATTCGCCGACGCGGTAAAGTAATGGTAATCTGTGAAAATCCTAAACACAAACAAAGACAAGGATAA
- the rpsM gene encoding 30S ribosomal protein S13, translated as MARIAGVDIPRDKRVVIALTYIFGIGKTTSQKVLAEAGISEETRVRDLTEDELNKIREQIGVYKVEGDLRREVSLNIKRLMEIGSFRGIRHRRGLPVRGQNTKNNARTRKGPRKTVANKKK; from the coding sequence ATGGCACGTATTGCTGGTGTTGACATTCCACGCGATAAACGCGTTGTTATTGCATTAACATATATTTTCGGAATTGGTAAAACTACGTCACAAAAAGTATTAGCGGAAGCTGGGATCTCTGAAGAGACTCGCGTTCGTGATTTAACTGAAGACGAGCTTAACAAAATCCGTGAACAAATCGGTGTATACAAAGTAGAAGGTGACCTTCGTCGTGAAGTATCACTAAACATTAAACGTCTGATGGAAATCGGTTCATTCCGAGGAATCCGTCATCGTCGCGGCTTACCAGTACGCGGACAAAACACGAAGAACAATGCTCGTACTCGTAAAGGTCCACGTAAAACAGTAGCTAACAAGAAAAAATAA
- the infA gene encoding translation initiation factor IF-1 — MAKDDVIEVEGTVVETLPNAMFKVELENGHTILAHVSGKIRMHFIRILPGDKVTIELSPYDLTRGRITYRFK, encoded by the coding sequence ATGGCGAAAGATGATGTAATTGAAGTCGAAGGAACAGTTGTTGAGACTTTGCCAAACGCGATGTTTAAGGTAGAATTAGAAAACGGTCATACGATACTTGCGCATGTATCGGGTAAAATTCGTATGCACTTTATCCGCATTTTACCTGGAGATAAAGTCACAATTGAACTTTCTCCTTACGATTTAACTCGCGGTCGTATCACGTACCGTTTTAAATAA
- a CDS encoding adenylate kinase, producing MNIVLMGLPGAGKGTQADKIVEKYAIPHISTGDMFRAAIKEGTELGLKAKSFMDQGALVPDEVTIGIVRERLSKPDCDQGFLLDGFPRTVPQAEALDALLSDLGKSIEHVLNIQVEQEELIKRLTGRRICKECGTAYHLLFNPPAKEGVCDKDGGELYQRADDNPETVTNRLEVNMKQTQPLLDFYENKGVLSNLDGQQDIKVVFADIDALLQGNRI from the coding sequence ATGAATATCGTTTTAATGGGTCTGCCTGGTGCTGGTAAAGGCACTCAAGCAGATAAAATTGTTGAGAAGTACGCAATCCCTCATATTTCTACAGGCGACATGTTTCGTGCAGCTATTAAAGAAGGCACGGAGCTTGGTTTAAAAGCAAAATCGTTTATGGATCAAGGTGCATTAGTACCCGATGAAGTTACGATTGGTATTGTTCGTGAAAGATTAAGTAAACCAGATTGCGATCAAGGATTCCTATTAGATGGCTTCCCGCGTACGGTTCCTCAAGCTGAAGCATTAGATGCTTTACTTTCGGATCTAGGGAAATCTATTGAGCATGTGCTTAATATTCAAGTAGAACAAGAAGAATTGATTAAACGTCTAACAGGTCGTCGTATTTGTAAAGAATGCGGCACTGCTTATCATCTACTGTTCAACCCACCTGCTAAGGAGGGTGTTTGTGACAAAGATGGAGGAGAGCTTTATCAACGTGCGGACGATAATCCCGAAACGGTGACGAACCGTCTGGAAGTAAATATGAAGCAAACACAACCTTTGCTTGATTTTTATGAGAACAAAGGTGTTTTAAGTAATTTAGATGGCCAGCAGGATATTAAAGTAGTATTTGCTGACATCGATGCTCTGTTACAGGGCAACCGCATCTAA